Genomic DNA from Azospirillum sp. B510:
CCGGTCGCGTCGTCCGCCGTCATGTCCTGTCCCATAGTCCTGTGGCGCCCGGAGCGCCGCCGCCGGGGGTAATGAACGAACCCGGTCGAATGCACAATACCGGAATGGAGGAGCGGACAAATCCGCTCCTCCGCCCGTGTCCGCGTCAGTTCGCCGCGCGCTTCTTCTCGATCGTCGCATAGGCCTGGGTGACCAGAGCCTCGCCGATCTCGGCCTTGTACTTGTCGACCACCGGCTTGACCTTCTCGCGGATCTTGGCGAGCTCGTCGGCCGGCAGCTCGTCGATGGTCATGCCCTTGGCCTTCAGCGAGGCCAGCGCATCGGCCTCCTGTTCGCGCGACAGCTTGCGCTGGAAGACGGTGGCCTCGGCGGCGGCGCTCTGGAACAGCGACTTCTCGTCGGCGTTCAGCGTGTCCCAGAACTTCTTGGACACAATCAAAGATTGTGGATTGTAGATGTGCCGCGTGATCGTCATGTATTTCTGGACTTCGTTGAATTTGGTCAGCTCGATGGTCTTGGCCGGGTTCTCCTGTCCGTCGACGGTGCCGGTCTCCAGCGCGCTGTAGAGTTCGGGGAAGGCCAGCGGCACCGGATTGGCGCCCAGCGCCTTGAAGATGTCGATGTAGATCGGCGTCTGGATCACGCGGATCTTGAGGCCGGCGATGTCGGCGGCGCTCTTAACCGGCCGGCGGTTGTTGGTCAGGTTGCGGAATCCCAGATCCCAGAAACCGAGGCCGACCAACCCCTTCTCCGGCAGCTTCGCCATCAGCTGTTCGCCCACCGGGCCGTCCAGCAGGGCGTCCGCCTCCGTCGCGCTGTTGAACAGGAAGGGCAGGTCGACCAGGGCGAATTCCTTGGCCTGGGAAACCAGGATGCCGGCATTCATCACCGACATCTCGATGATGCCGCCCTGCATCGCCGACACCGTCTGCACGTCGCCGCCCAGCGTGCCGCCGGGGAACAGCTTCACCTTGATCTTGCCGCCGCTCTTGGCCTCGACGATGTCGGCGAATTTCTGGGCGCCCTGGCCCTGCGGGTGTTCCTTGACGTTCTGGAAGGCGAACTTGACCGAGCGCTCCTTGTACTCGGCGGAAGCGGCCGCACCGCCGAACAGCAGGCCGGGCAGGATCAGAGCGGCCAGCAAGGACTTCATGCGCGTCTTCATAGGGGTTCCTCCGGGATTCTTTCTTGGTGAGGGCGGGGGATCAGTGGCTGAGCCAGGCGGCCGGCACCATGACCAGCGACGGGAACAGGGTCAGCAGGAACAGGACGAACAACTGGACCAGCATGAAGGGCCAGACGCCGCGGATGACGCCCTCCATGCTGACCTTCGACACGCCGCAGACGACGTTCAGCACGGTGCCGACCGGCGGCGTGATCAGGCCGATGGCGTTGTTGATGATGAACAGCACGCCGAAATAGACGGGGTCGATGCCGGCCTGCCTGCACACCGGAACCAGGATCGGCGTCAGGATCAGGATGGTCGGCGTCATGTCCATGGCGGTGCCGATCGCCACCACCAGCGCCATCATCGCCAGCAGCAGCAGCGTCGGGCTGTCCATCAACGGCGTCAACAGGTCGGTCACCATGCCCGGCAGGTTGGCGACCGTGATCAGCCAGGACGACACCAGCGCCGCCGCGACCAGGAACATGACGACGCTGGTCGTCTTCGCCGCCCCCAGCAGGGCCGGATAGATGTCGGCGATCGACATTTCGCGATAGACGCAGACGGCGACGAACAGCGAATAGACGGCGGCGACCACCGCGGCCTCGGTCGGGGTGAAGACGCCGAACTTCAGCCCGACGATGATGATCACCGGCAGCATCAGCGCCCACACGCCCTCGCGCAGGATCGCCAGGATTTCGCGCAGGGAGCGGCGCGGCGGCGGTGTCAGGTTCTCCTTGCGCGACACGTACCACCAGGCGCCGCACAGGCCGATGGCCAGCAGGATGCCGGGGAAGATGCCCGCCAGGAACAGCTTGGTGACCGAGACGTTGCCGGCGACACCGTAGATGACGAAGCCGATCGAGGGTGGAATGATCGGCGCGATGATGGCGCTGGCGGAGATCAGCCCGGCCGACTGGTTGCGGTCATGCCCCGCCGCCACCATCATCGGCACCAGCAGGGTGGCGAGTGCGGCGGCGTCGGCCACGGCCGAGCCCGACAGGCTGGCCATCACCGTCGCCGCCAGGATGGCGACATAGCCGAGCCCGCCGCGGATATGGCCGACCATCGCCATGGCGAGGTTGACGATGCGCTTGGCGAGGCCGCCGGTGTTCATGATCTCGCCGGCCAGCATGAAGAACGGCACGGCCATCAGCGGGAAGCTGTCGGCGCCGTTGATCAGGTTTTGCGCCACGATCTGCGCGTCGAACAGGTCGAGCTGGATCATCAGCGCCACCCCGCACAGCAGCAGGGCATAGGCGATGGGCATGCCGATGGCCATGGCGCCCAGCAGGGAGCCGAGGAAGATGGTGATGGTCATGGTCCGTCGTCCTCAGCGGCTGGAGGCGGTGTTGGAGGGCAGGGGCGGAGCCCCTTGCCGGTTGGCGTCCTGCTGATGCGTGCGATGCCCGCCGGTGTGGACGCCATGGGCGGTCGCCTCCGGCAGATCCTCCGATTCCGAGACCATCACGAGGTCGGCGTCGGAGATTTTTCCGGTCAGCAGCCGAACCATCTCGTGCAGCAGGATGGCGCCGGTCGACAGGGCGAACACCACGCCGACGCCGTACAGCAGGCCCATCGACAGGCCGGTCGCCGGCGCTTGGGCGTCCCAGTTGATCAGCGTCTGGGTCCAGCTTCCCTGAAGCACCAGCCAGGTGACCCACAGCATCAGGCCGCAACTGACCACCGCGCAGGCCATCTTGCCGGCGCGCGGCAGCCGCGCGACCAGCGTGTCGACGCCCAGATGCGCCCGCTCGCGCAGGCCGAGGATGGCGCCGAGGAAGCACATCCAGACGAAGAACAGGCGCGACAGCTCCTCCGACACGGTGATGCCGCTGTTGAAGGCGTAGCGCAGAACGACGTTGCCGAACACCAGCACGACCATGCCGGCCATGCACAGCGCCATCAGGATCTTGATCAGGGTGAAATAGGCCTCGACCAGCTGTCTCATGCGGTCCTCCCGGGGACCGGCCTCACGGGCCGGTTTCTTGATGTCTTTGGAAATCAGTATCACGTGGCCGGCGGACCGGCGTCCATCGATGCGAAATGCGCGCGGACGCGTTCGGCATCGGGGGAAACCCCAGTGAACAGTCGGAACGCGTCCACCGCCTGGAACACCGCCATGCCGCCGCCGTCCAGCGTCCGGCAACCGATGGCGCGGGCGCGGCGCAGCAGTTCGGTCTCCAGTGGGAAATAGACGATCTCGGCCACCCAAAGCCGCGCATGCAGCATGTCGGCCGGCAGCGGCAGGCCGGGGAATTTCGCCATGCCCGTCGGCGTGGCGTGGATCAGCCCGTCGGCGGCGTCCATCGCGGCACGCAGACCGTCCTGGCCAGGGAGCGCGGCGGCGCGTCCGGCGCCGAAGCGGGCATTCAACTGGTCGGCCAGCAGCGCCGCCCGCGCCGGATCGGCATCGAAGATGTCCAGCCGGCCGATGCCGAGATGGAAGGCGGCATGGCCGACCGCCGCCCCGGCGCCACCGGCGCCCAGCAGCACCACCCGCTCCATCGGCACCTTGCCGAGACCGCGGCGGAAGCCTTCGGCGAAGCCGGAGCAGTCGGTGTTATGACCGACCCGGCGGCCATCCCTCAGCACGACGGTGTTGACCGCCCCGATGGCGCGGGCATCGTCGGACAGCGCGTCCAGCAGGGGGATGATCGCCTGCTTGCACGGATAGGTGATGTTCAGGCCGGTGTAGCCCATGCGCTCGGCGCCCAGCAGGAGATCGGGCAGGGCATCGGGGCCGAGGCCGAGGCGGTCGAGATCGATCAGCCGGTAGAGGCAGCGCAGTCCGAGCGCGTCGGCCTCCCGCTCATGCATCGCCGGGGTGCGGGAGGCCTGGATGCCGGCGCCGATCAGGCCGGCGAGGATGGAGGGGGCGACGGAGGAGGGCCGGGGGATGGCGTTCATTGCGCGGCGCTTTCCAGCAGGCGGGCCATCCGCTGTACGGCCAGCGCATAGCCCTGGGTGCCGAAACCGCAGATCACCCCGGCGGCGACCCGCGACACATAGGAGAAATGGCGGAATTCCTCGCGCCGGTGGATGTTGGAGATATGGACCTCCAGGATCGGGAAGGCGCAGGCCGACAGCGCGTCCATCAGCGAAACCGAGGTGTGGCTGAGGCCGGCTGGATTGATGATCAGCCCGGCCGCCGTCTCGCGCGCCTCGTGGATCCAGTCGATCAGCACATGTTCGGCATTGGACTGGCGGAACTCCAGGACAAGCCCCAGCGTCTCGGCGGTGCGGCGGCAATCGGCCTCGACATCCGCCAGGGTCTCGTGGCCATAGATGTGCGGCTCGCGCTTGCCCAGCAGGTTCAGGTTGGGGCCGTTCAGGATCAGGACGGGGCTGCTCATCGGTGGGCGTCTCCCAATAAACGCACTGTTTCGGTCATTTTCAGTCGAGAAGAAACTCGGGTCTGGCGCCTTCGCGCAGTTGGGCCTGGACCGCCATGCGCACGGCGGCGTTGACGGCGCCGAACTGGCGGTAACCGCCACGCCGTTCCACCATCTCGAAGAAGAATCGGTCGGCGAAGCTGTCGGTGTAGGCGTGCAGGAAGTCACCCTGGTCGTCGCGGTCATACAGCAGCTCGCGCTGTTTCAGCGCCTCCAGCGCCGCATCGTCCAGCGGGTGCTTGACCGCCAGGTCGTCATAGTAATTGGCGGGGATCGGCAGGAAGGGCGCGCCGGCGGCCAGACGCTCCCCCACCAGGGCGGCGGCGTCGGATGCGGCGAAGGCGATGTGGTGGACGCCGGCCCCTGCGGTGGCGCTGACGAAACGCCCGGTCGCGGTCCGTCGGCTTTCGGAGATGTTCAGCGGCAGCCGCACACCCCGGCCCGGCTCCGCATCGGGGCTGACCAGCGCCCGGCTGCGGATCAGGCCATAGGGGTCGGGCAACTCCCACAGGCTTTCCGGCACGAAGCCGAAGACGGCGCGGTAGAACAGGACGAAGCTGTCCATCCGGCCGAAGGGCAGGGCCTGGGCGACATGGTCGATGCCGAGCAGGGGCGGTTCGCCCGACGTCGCCGGCTCCTCCGCGGGGAAGAGGTGGAAGTCGTCCTCCCAGATGCTGCGGCGGGCTTCCTTGTCGTCGACCAGATAGATCAGCGTGCCGTCCGGGGCGCGCAGCGCCGGGATGCGGCGCTCGCCGTCGCCGACCCGCTCGCGCCACAGAACGCAGCGCAACGCCTCGGCGCGGGCGATGGTGCGGGCGGCATCGTCGACCGTGAAGGCCATGGCGCAGACCGACGGGCCATGCATCTGGAAATGCTCCGACGCCGCCGAATCCTCCTCGCTATTCAGCACGAGGTTGACGCCACCCTGGCGATAGAGATCGACATCCTTGGAGCGATGGCGTCCGGCATGGTGGAAGCCCAGGCTGGCGAGCAGGGCGGACAGCCGGTCGCGTGCCGCCGCGTCGACGGCGAATTCGAGGAACTCCACCCCCTGGCAGACCGGCGGCGCCGGCAAACCGGGACCGAAGCCGGCCTCCGCCTCGGCATGGATCAGCGAGCGCAGCCCGTCGAGAGCGGTCAGGCGGGCCGGGGCGGCGCGGAACTCGTCATTGAAGATCTCCAGCGACAGCGGGCCGCGATAGCCGGACGCCAGCACCGCATCGACGAAGCCCTGGACCGGCAACTGGCCCTGGCCGGGGAAATTGCGGAAATGGCGGCTCCAGGACAGCACATCCATCGACAGCTTCGGCGCGTCGGCCAGTTGGACGAAGAAGATGCGCTCGCCCGGCAGCTCGGCGATGCCGGATGGATCGTCATCCAGCGCCAAAGTGTGGAAGCTGTCGACGATCAATCCCAGCGCCGGGTGGTCGGCGCGCTGCACGATGTCCCAGGCTTGGCGCCAGCGGTTGACGTGGCGGCCCCAGGCCAGCGCCTCGTAGCCGATGCGCAAGCCCCGGCGCCGCGCCCGTTCCGCCATCTCGGCGAGGTCGGCGGCGGCGCGGGCGGGATCATCGATCGCGGCGGGCTGGACGTTGGAGCAGACCAGCACGAGATCGGTGCCGAGTTCCTGCATCACGTCGAACTTGCGTTCCGCCCGGTCGAGGTTGCGGACGCGGATCGGGTCCGGCATCGCCTCGAAATCGCGGAAAGGCTGGAAAATGGTGATTTCCAGCCCCAGGGATTCGGCGATGCGGCGGACGTCGGCGGGCGACCCGTCGAAAGTCAGCAGGTCATTCTCGAAGATCTCGACCCCGTCGAAGCCGATGGCCGCCGCCGCCTCCAGCTTCTCCGGCAGGGTGCCGCTGAGCGAGACGGTGGCGATCGACTTTTTGAAGGTGAAAGCGCTGGACGGCATGGGGTGCCCCTTCGGCAGCGGCATGTTTCATTGGTGCCAACATACGTACCAGTTCGTACATTTCGCCGCAATATGTTTCGATGGCAAATGGTCGATGATGCGGACTGTTCGCGCATCAGGCGTGGCGGGCGATCAGCCGGGCCAGCGGCGGCCCCGACAGGACGACCACGAACAGCCGCAGGGTCTGAAGTGCCAGCACCAGCGGCAGATCCACCCCGCTGCCCAGCGCGATCACCACCACGGAATCGAGACCGCCCGGGCTGGTGGCGAGAAAGGCGGTCAGCGGGTCGGTCGGCAGCAGCGTGACCAGCATCCAGGCCGACAGGCTGCACAGGGCGATCATCAACCCGGTCGACAGCAGCATCTGCGGCACGGCGCGCAGGGCATGGCGCAGCACTTCGGCCGTGAAGCGCAATCCAATGCTCCAGCCGATGACGGCATAGGTGACGGTCAGCAGCAGGTGCGGCAGTTGCAGGGTCACCCCGATGCCGCCCTGCACCAGCGCACCGAGCACCATCGGCACCAGCAATGCGCCCGAGGGAATGCGGAAACGGACGCCGATCCAGCCCCCGGCCACGGCGACCAGCAGCGTCGCCGCCAATCCTCCCGGATCCAGCGCTTCAACGGGCGCCGCCGGTATGGCGCCGCCCTGCGGGCCGGCGGTCAAGGCATGCGTCACCAGCGATGCGCTGAACACGACCAGCACCACGCGCAGATACTGCATCACCGCGACGAGCCGGACATCCGCCCCGTATTCCCCGGCCATCGCCACCATGGCGGAGGCCGCACCCGGAGACACACCCCAGGCCGCGGTGGTGCCGGGCAGGCTGCCATAGCGGACGAACAGCCAGCCGACGATGCCGCTGACCAGCACGGTCAGCCCGACGGTCCCCAGCATCAGCGGCCAATTCCGGGCGATGGACAGCAGGATCGACGACGTCACGGCATGGGCGACGAGACAGCCGATGATCGCCTGCGCCATGGTGAAACCCGGCGGCGGAACCCGGATGGAGGCGCCGCCGACGCCGAACGCGATCGCGCCGATCATCGGACCGATCAGCCAGGCGGCCGGCAGACCGACGGCGTCCAGCCCCAGGGTCGCCGCTGCGGACAGGCCAAGCAGGCCGGCCCATTGCATCGGCTTCCGGGCCTTCGGTGTCAGCCTGCCCCATCCCATTCCGTCCCCAACACCCGACACGACCTCATCCCTTGAGCGACTGATTGGCGATGCCGGCATGCTGCCTGCCGCCGACCCCGCCCGTCCAGCGGGGGAACGGGCGCGGCAGCCATGCGCGGGGCAGGCGCGGTGGGGGAGGGACGATCAGCGGGCGGTGCGGATCCGTGTCAGGAACTCGCCGACGCCGCGGTGCAGTTCGTCCGCCTGCCGGTGCAGCAGGCCGGAAGCCGCCAGCACCTCACGGGCGATGTTTCCGGTCTCCGAGGAGGATTGTGTGACCTGACCGATGGATTCCGTGACCCGGCGGGAGCCGACCGCGACCTCCTGCACATTGCGGGTGATCTCCTGCGTCGCGGCGGTCTGCTCCTCCACCGTGGCGGCGACGGTAGTGACGATCTCGTTGATGTTGGTGATGGTTCGCCCGACCGCGTGGATCGCAGCGGCGGCGTTGGCGGCGGCGCTCTGCATGCCGGTGATCTGGCCGGAGATATCCTCCGTCGCCTTGGCCGTCTGGTTGGCGAGATGCTTCACCTCGCTGGCGACGACGGCGAAGCCCTTGCCCGCCTCGCCGGCCCGCGCCGCCTCGATGGTGGCGTTCAGGGCCAGCAGATTGGTCTGGCTGGCGATGCTGTTGATCAGGCTGACCACGTCGCCGATGCGCTGGGCCGCTTCGACCAGGCCGCTGACCGTCTCCTTGGTCCGCTCCGCCTCATCGACGGCGGAGGAGGAGATCCGGGACGATTGGGTGACATTGCGGCTGATGTCGGCGATGGAGCTGGCGAGCTGTTCGGTCGCCGCCGCCACCGTCTGCATGCTGGACGCCGCCACCTCGGTCTCCGACGCAACGTCGCAGGAGCGGCGGCTGGTGCTGCTGGCGATCTCCGACATGCGCTTGGCATTGGCCTGCATCTGGTTGGAGGCGGCGACGGTGCCTTCCACGATGCCCTTCACGCTGTCCTCGAAACTGGTGGCGAGCTGGTCGAGCGTGGCTCGTTTGCTGTCCTCCTCCGCCGCCTTGTAGGTCTCCAGGAGCAGTTCCATGTCGAACCACGCGATCTTGCTCAGCGTTTCAAGCTGTGCGGCGCGGCTGCGGCGGGCGCCCGCGCCGAACAAGGCGGATGCCAAACCGTCACCGTCGCCCGAGAGGCCCAGTTCGCGGGCGATGCCGGAACTGACGACATGGTGGCAGATCGCCACCGCATAGGCGGGAACGCCGTTCCGGTAGAACAGGCCCGCGAGCCGTTCGGCGGACTCGGCGAACCCGGCATCGATCCGGCCGGACGCGACCCGCATCCAATGGTCCAGCCGCGCGGCATGCACCTCCGGCATCCTCAAGGCCGCCTGTATTTCCGGCCATGCGTCGAAATGCCGGTGCCATTCCTCAAGAAGTGCCGGGAGCCGCTGTTCGGCGAACGCGCGGTTGTTCCGCAATCGGGCAAGATCGTCATCGGTTATGGAGAAGGTGGCGAGTCGCTTGGCCTGTAGATCTGTCAGCTCGACGGTCATTTTGTGGACGATCCTCGGTTCCGGTGCCTGAAGCGTACGATTTTACGCAACGGCTACCGATCTGGATTTCCCGTAAGGAGCGTCGGAGGGCCTCAATTTCTTCA
This window encodes:
- a CDS encoding TRAP transporter substrate-binding protein, encoding MKTRMKSLLAALILPGLLFGGAAASAEYKERSVKFAFQNVKEHPQGQGAQKFADIVEAKSGGKIKVKLFPGGTLGGDVQTVSAMQGGIIEMSVMNAGILVSQAKEFALVDLPFLFNSATEADALLDGPVGEQLMAKLPEKGLVGLGFWDLGFRNLTNNRRPVKSAADIAGLKIRVIQTPIYIDIFKALGANPVPLAFPELYSALETGTVDGQENPAKTIELTKFNEVQKYMTITRHIYNPQSLIVSKKFWDTLNADEKSLFQSAAAEATVFQRKLSREQEADALASLKAKGMTIDELPADELAKIREKVKPVVDKYKAEIGEALVTQAYATIEKKRAAN
- a CDS encoding shikimate dehydrogenase translates to MNAIPRPSSVAPSILAGLIGAGIQASRTPAMHEREADALGLRCLYRLIDLDRLGLGPDALPDLLLGAERMGYTGLNITYPCKQAIIPLLDALSDDARAIGAVNTVVLRDGRRVGHNTDCSGFAEGFRRGLGKVPMERVVLLGAGGAGAAVGHAAFHLGIGRLDIFDADPARAALLADQLNARFGAGRAAALPGQDGLRAAMDAADGLIHATPTGMAKFPGLPLPADMLHARLWVAEIVYFPLETELLRRARAIGCRTLDGGGMAVFQAVDAFRLFTGVSPDAERVRAHFASMDAGPPAT
- a CDS encoding bifunctional sugar phosphate isomerase/epimerase/4-hydroxyphenylpyruvate dioxygenase family protein; amino-acid sequence: MPSSAFTFKKSIATVSLSGTLPEKLEAAAAIGFDGVEIFENDLLTFDGSPADVRRIAESLGLEITIFQPFRDFEAMPDPIRVRNLDRAERKFDVMQELGTDLVLVCSNVQPAAIDDPARAAADLAEMAERARRRGLRIGYEALAWGRHVNRWRQAWDIVQRADHPALGLIVDSFHTLALDDDPSGIAELPGERIFFVQLADAPKLSMDVLSWSRHFRNFPGQGQLPVQGFVDAVLASGYRGPLSLEIFNDEFRAAPARLTALDGLRSLIHAEAEAGFGPGLPAPPVCQGVEFLEFAVDAAARDRLSALLASLGFHHAGRHRSKDVDLYRQGGVNLVLNSEEDSAASEHFQMHGPSVCAMAFTVDDAARTIARAEALRCVLWRERVGDGERRIPALRAPDGTLIYLVDDKEARRSIWEDDFHLFPAEEPATSGEPPLLGIDHVAQALPFGRMDSFVLFYRAVFGFVPESLWELPDPYGLIRSRALVSPDAEPGRGVRLPLNISESRRTATGRFVSATAGAGVHHIAFAASDAAALVGERLAAGAPFLPIPANYYDDLAVKHPLDDAALEALKQRELLYDRDDQGDFLHAYTDSFADRFFFEMVERRGGYRQFGAVNAAVRMAVQAQLREGARPEFLLD
- a CDS encoding globin-coupled sensor protein, with the protein product MTVELTDLQAKRLATFSITDDDLARLRNNRAFAEQRLPALLEEWHRHFDAWPEIQAALRMPEVHAARLDHWMRVASGRIDAGFAESAERLAGLFYRNGVPAYAVAICHHVVSSGIARELGLSGDGDGLASALFGAGARRSRAAQLETLSKIAWFDMELLLETYKAAEEDSKRATLDQLATSFEDSVKGIVEGTVAASNQMQANAKRMSEIASSTSRRSCDVASETEVAASSMQTVAAATEQLASSIADISRNVTQSSRISSSAVDEAERTKETVSGLVEAAQRIGDVVSLINSIASQTNLLALNATIEAARAGEAGKGFAVVASEVKHLANQTAKATEDISGQITGMQSAAANAAAAIHAVGRTITNINEIVTTVAATVEEQTAATQEITRNVQEVAVGSRRVTESIGQVTQSSSETGNIAREVLAASGLLHRQADELHRGVGEFLTRIRTAR
- a CDS encoding TRAP transporter small permease gives rise to the protein MRQLVEAYFTLIKILMALCMAGMVVLVFGNVVLRYAFNSGITVSEELSRLFFVWMCFLGAILGLRERAHLGVDTLVARLPRAGKMACAVVSCGLMLWVTWLVLQGSWTQTLINWDAQAPATGLSMGLLYGVGVVFALSTGAILLHEMVRLLTGKISDADLVMVSESEDLPEATAHGVHTGGHRTHQQDANRQGAPPLPSNTASSR
- a CDS encoding AbrB family transcriptional regulator, with the translated sequence MGWGRLTPKARKPMQWAGLLGLSAAATLGLDAVGLPAAWLIGPMIGAIAFGVGGASIRVPPPGFTMAQAIIGCLVAHAVTSSILLSIARNWPLMLGTVGLTVLVSGIVGWLFVRYGSLPGTTAAWGVSPGAASAMVAMAGEYGADVRLVAVMQYLRVVLVVFSASLVTHALTAGPQGGAIPAAPVEALDPGGLAATLLVAVAGGWIGVRFRIPSGALLVPMVLGALVQGGIGVTLQLPHLLLTVTYAVIGWSIGLRFTAEVLRHALRAVPQMLLSTGLMIALCSLSAWMLVTLLPTDPLTAFLATSPGGLDSVVVIALGSGVDLPLVLALQTLRLFVVVLSGPPLARLIARHA
- the aroQ gene encoding type II 3-dehydroquinate dehydratase translates to MSSPVLILNGPNLNLLGKREPHIYGHETLADVEADCRRTAETLGLVLEFRQSNAEHVLIDWIHEARETAAGLIINPAGLSHTSVSLMDALSACAFPILEVHISNIHRREEFRHFSYVSRVAAGVICGFGTQGYALAVQRMARLLESAAQ
- a CDS encoding TRAP transporter large permease subunit — translated: MTITIFLGSLLGAMAIGMPIAYALLLCGVALMIQLDLFDAQIVAQNLINGADSFPLMAVPFFMLAGEIMNTGGLAKRIVNLAMAMVGHIRGGLGYVAILAATVMASLSGSAVADAAALATLLVPMMVAAGHDRNQSAGLISASAIIAPIIPPSIGFVIYGVAGNVSVTKLFLAGIFPGILLAIGLCGAWWYVSRKENLTPPPRRSLREILAILREGVWALMLPVIIIVGLKFGVFTPTEAAVVAAVYSLFVAVCVYREMSIADIYPALLGAAKTTSVVMFLVAAALVSSWLITVANLPGMVTDLLTPLMDSPTLLLLAMMALVVAIGTAMDMTPTILILTPILVPVCRQAGIDPVYFGVLFIINNAIGLITPPVGTVLNVVCGVSKVSMEGVIRGVWPFMLVQLFVLFLLTLFPSLVMVPAAWLSH